The proteins below are encoded in one region of Effusibacillus dendaii:
- the speD gene encoding adenosylmethionine decarboxylase: METMGRHVIAELWGCDPKKLNNIKLVEQIMVEAALEAGAEVREVTFHKFSPLGVSGVVIISESHLTIHSFPEHGYASVDVYTCGDRIDPKVACDVITDALGCHRREWIQIERGEGFTGAFQEHVEILPAVVHSND, from the coding sequence ATGGAAACCATGGGACGGCATGTGATCGCGGAGCTTTGGGGATGCGATCCGAAAAAGCTGAATAACATCAAGTTGGTGGAACAGATCATGGTGGAGGCAGCACTGGAAGCAGGAGCAGAAGTGCGGGAAGTGACTTTTCATAAATTTTCACCGCTTGGAGTCAGCGGTGTAGTGATCATTTCGGAGTCCCATTTGACGATTCACAGTTTTCCGGAACACGGATATGCCAGTGTAGATGTGTATACTTGCGGTGACCGGATTGATCCCAAAGTGGCATGCGACGTCATTACTGACGCTTTGGGCTGTCACAGACGAGAGTGGATCCAGATTGAACGCGGGGAAGGTTTTACGGGCGCTTTTCAAGAACATGTTGAAATTCTGCCCGCCGTTGTCCACTCAAATGACTAG
- a CDS encoding Hsp20/alpha crystallin family protein, which yields MPIVPYDPFNMIRGLFDENWFDTRFANMARVRVDVRENPTEVVVTAEIPGLQKKEDVNITVHDNHLHLSGKIERSSEEKGENVHRTERYYGKFSRTIALPSNVEETGSKASYKNGILEVRLPKAQKEIGKRIDVDFH from the coding sequence ATGCCAATAGTACCTTATGACCCATTCAACATGATCAGAGGGCTGTTTGATGAAAATTGGTTTGATACTCGTTTTGCGAATATGGCAAGAGTTCGTGTTGATGTAAGAGAAAATCCGACTGAAGTAGTTGTAACAGCCGAAATCCCAGGACTTCAGAAGAAGGAAGATGTGAATATCACCGTACATGACAACCATCTTCACTTAAGCGGCAAAATCGAACGGAGTAGTGAAGAAAAAGGGGAGAACGTTCATCGAACGGAAAGATATTATGGTAAATTTTCCCGCACAATTGCATTGCCAAGCAATGTCGAAGAGACAGGAAGCAAAGCATCCTATAAGAATGGCATCTTAGAAGTCAGATTGCCAAAAGCACAGAAAGAAATTGGGAAACGAATCGACGTCGACTTTCACTGA
- a CDS encoding polysaccharide deacetylase family protein, with amino-acid sequence MRQVAPFKHGPERIEERHPHVKHIDWASMFPTEVILHGPPRKEVALTFDDGPDDVWTPRILDVLAQHDVIREIMALDYKIIFWNVDSLDWAGLTAPQVAANILAHAGPGSIVLLHSAGGRGESLEDTVEALPYVIRTLREEGYKLVTVSDLLNIPAYK; translated from the coding sequence ATGAGACAGGTAGCACCTTTCAAACATGGACCCGAACGAATCGAAGAACGACATCCACATGTTAAACATATAGATTGGGCTTCCATGTTTCCAACTGAAGTGATTTTACATGGTCCTCCTCGTAAGGAAGTAGCCCTGACTTTTGACGATGGACCGGATGATGTCTGGACGCCTCGAATTCTGGATGTCTTGGCCCAACATGATGTAATTCGTGAAATCATGGCACTTGATTATAAGATTATTTTTTGGAACGTTGATAGTCTGGATTGGGCAGGTCTCACTGCTCCACAAGTAGCAGCCAATATATTGGCCCACGCTGGGCCCGGATCAATCGTGTTGCTGCACAGTGCCGGTGGTCGTGGGGAAAGCCTGGAGGACACAGTTGAGGCATTGCCTTATGTCATTCGTACTCTTCGTGAAGAAGGGTATAAGTTAGTCACTGTTTCAGATTTGCTAAACATACCGGCTTATAAATGA
- the bluB gene encoding 5,6-dimethylbenzimidazole synthase: MELLNGQQQEGVFKAIFERRDIRQFNSKPIPKEKLKKILLAGHHAPSVGFMQPWDFIIVESHQIKEKLSEICKKEVEALAIHYEDERKAKFLSLKVEGIKEAPITICVTCDPTRGGGHVLGRNSIPETDILSVACCIQNMWLAAYAEGIAMGWVSFYKKHDVRQILNIPPHVDPVALLSLGFTDNYPDAPILEKVNWEKRLHLSNLIHLDKWDNMSNSL; encoded by the coding sequence ATGGAATTGTTAAACGGGCAACAGCAGGAAGGCGTTTTTAAGGCAATATTTGAACGAAGGGATATCAGGCAGTTTAATTCCAAACCTATACCCAAGGAGAAATTAAAGAAAATTTTACTGGCGGGTCATCATGCCCCTTCGGTCGGATTTATGCAACCTTGGGATTTTATAATTGTTGAATCACACCAAATAAAAGAGAAACTATCTGAAATATGTAAAAAAGAAGTAGAAGCACTGGCGATTCATTATGAGGATGAGCGAAAAGCAAAGTTTCTTTCTTTAAAGGTAGAGGGTATTAAAGAGGCGCCTATTACGATATGTGTAACATGTGATCCGACCCGGGGAGGAGGTCATGTATTAGGACGTAATTCAATTCCTGAAACGGACATACTTTCCGTTGCATGTTGTATCCAAAATATGTGGTTGGCAGCTTATGCTGAAGGTATTGCAATGGGGTGGGTAAGTTTTTATAAAAAGCATGATGTGCGCCAGATTCTTAATATTCCACCGCATGTTGACCCCGTGGCACTTTTATCTTTAGGATTTACTGACAACTATCCAGATGCACCCATCTTAGAAAAAGTAAATTGGGAAAAAAGATTACATCTGAGTAATCTAATCCATCTTGATAAATGGGATAACATGTCTAATTCACTGTGA
- a CDS encoding sensor histidine kinase produces the protein MNRERADKTRLLERERIARELQDGIAQSLFLLSVKMHLLEQSELPPIGDRYQGLRDTVRRVHDDVRQAITNLRFPPSCDSLPWTKTVEDMIQDLEKETGLPVSVKRDFEEELFSSREKVEVSSCLREALMNVRKHANAHHVCIFF, from the coding sequence TTGAATCGGGAGCGCGCGGATAAAACCAGATTGCTCGAAAGGGAGAGAATTGCGAGAGAACTGCAGGATGGTATCGCCCAATCTTTATTTTTGCTATCTGTAAAAATGCATCTACTTGAGCAGAGCGAACTCCCTCCTATCGGAGATCGTTATCAAGGGCTTCGAGATACTGTCCGGCGTGTGCATGACGACGTAAGGCAAGCTATAACCAATTTGCGTTTTCCGCCATCTTGTGATTCCTTGCCGTGGACCAAAACCGTAGAAGACATGATACAAGACCTTGAAAAAGAGACGGGTTTACCCGTATCCGTTAAACGGGATTTTGAAGAAGAACTTTTTTCATCAAGGGAAAAGGTAGAGGTTTCCTCATGTCTTCGTGAGGCTTTGATGAATGTTCGTAAACATGCTAACGCTCATCATGTATGCATTTTTTTCTAA
- a CDS encoding FixH family protein yields the protein MRTFQRSLIAILVLSALLATNGCSTNQQPKSATPIQVTFQPQPASPVKAGQPVTLSVFVKQDEKAVTDASDVKFEIWKEHREESQMLDATKGSSGEYYVKHVFSDAGTYHVMYHVTARDQHSMKDMKIDVVK from the coding sequence ATGAGAACATTCCAACGCTCACTGATTGCCATTTTGGTTTTATCTGCACTGCTGGCAACAAACGGCTGCAGCACGAATCAGCAGCCAAAGTCAGCCACTCCCATTCAAGTCACGTTTCAACCGCAACCTGCTTCACCCGTAAAAGCCGGGCAACCGGTTACATTGTCCGTTTTTGTGAAACAGGATGAAAAAGCGGTTACAGACGCATCCGATGTGAAATTTGAAATCTGGAAAGAACATCGCGAAGAAAGTCAAATGCTCGATGCAACAAAAGGATCATCCGGCGAATATTACGTGAAACATGTGTTTTCCGATGCAGGTACTTACCATGTGATGTATCACGTCACGGCAAGAGACCAACATTCTATGAAGGACATGAAGATTGACGTTGTAAAGTAG
- the hxlB gene encoding 6-phospho-3-hexuloisomerase, giving the protein MQTTHYFAEIIKELSRAIDLLADDEAEKLADGILQAKKIFVAGAGRSGFMAKSFAMRMMHMGLDSYVIGETITPNFEKGDILIIGSGSGETKSLVSMAEKAKSLGGTVAAVTIFPESTIGKLADFTIKLPGSPKDQADSVHKTIQPMGSLFEQTLLLFYDAVILRFMEKKGLDSNTMFGRHANLE; this is encoded by the coding sequence ATGCAGACTACTCACTACTTTGCTGAAATCATAAAAGAGTTGAGTCGGGCAATTGACTTACTGGCAGATGACGAAGCTGAAAAACTGGCAGATGGGATTCTTCAAGCAAAGAAAATCTTTGTGGCTGGCGCAGGTCGCTCCGGGTTTATGGCCAAGTCCTTCGCGATGAGAATGATGCATATGGGCCTGGATTCGTATGTAATTGGAGAAACCATTACCCCAAACTTCGAAAAAGGTGACATTTTGATCATTGGATCGGGTTCAGGAGAAACGAAAAGTCTGGTTTCCATGGCTGAAAAAGCCAAAAGCTTAGGTGGAACTGTGGCGGCTGTAACGATTTTTCCTGAATCGACGATTGGCAAATTGGCGGATTTCACAATTAAATTGCCCGGTTCACCAAAAGATCAGGCGGATAGCGTGCACAAAACCATACAACCAATGGGTTCCTTGTTTGAACAAACCCTATTATTATTCTACGATGCTGTGATATTAAGGTTTATGGAGAAAAAGGGATTGGACTCCAACACCATGTTTGGCAGACATGCCAATCTTGAATAG
- the hxlA gene encoding 3-hexulose-6-phosphate synthase, which produces MELQLALDLVNIPEGIALVKEVEPYIDIVEIGTPVVINEGLKAVKEMKAAFPNLKVLADLKVMDAAGYEVMKASEAGADIITILGAAEDMTIKGAVEEAKKQGKKILVDMIAVKNLEQRAKEVDELGVDYICVHTGYDLQAVGKNSFEDLQTIKRIVKNAKTAIAGGIKLDTLPEVVNAQPDLVIVGGGITAQQDRRAAAAEMQKLIKQG; this is translated from the coding sequence GTGGAACTTCAATTAGCGTTAGACCTCGTTAACATTCCGGAAGGCATTGCACTGGTGAAAGAAGTTGAACCGTATATCGATATCGTAGAAATCGGTACCCCGGTTGTTATTAACGAAGGGCTTAAAGCCGTTAAAGAAATGAAGGCAGCATTTCCGAACTTGAAAGTACTCGCAGACCTGAAAGTAATGGATGCGGCTGGATATGAAGTAATGAAAGCGTCTGAGGCTGGCGCAGATATCATTACGATCCTTGGTGCGGCTGAAGACATGACCATCAAAGGGGCAGTGGAAGAAGCTAAAAAACAAGGCAAGAAAATCCTAGTTGACATGATCGCTGTTAAGAATTTGGAACAACGAGCTAAAGAAGTCGATGAGTTAGGTGTAGACTACATCTGTGTGCATACGGGCTACGACCTGCAAGCAGTTGGAAAAAATTCTTTTGAAGACCTCCAAACTATTAAACGTATTGTAAAAAATGCTAAAACTGCAATTGCAGGCGGCATTAAATTGGATACATTGCCAGAAGTTGTTAATGCACAACCCGATCTGGTGATTGTAGGCGGCGGTATAACCGCTCAACAAGATAGAAGAGCCGCAGCTGCTGAAATGCAAAAATTGATCAAACAAGGGTAA
- a CDS encoding winged helix-turn-helix transcriptional regulator, producing the protein MGRFHDKRFNCEKELTLSVIGGKWKMIILWHLGKSGTKRFSELKALLPGITQKMLINQLRELEEDLIVHREVYPVVPPKVEYSLTEQGKTLMPILDSMYEWGKNYMTTVMQDEDKRIKTI; encoded by the coding sequence GTGGGACGTTTTCATGATAAAAGATTTAACTGTGAAAAAGAATTGACTCTTTCTGTAATTGGCGGAAAGTGGAAGATGATTATTTTGTGGCATTTAGGAAAAAGTGGCACAAAGCGATTTAGTGAATTGAAAGCCCTCCTTCCGGGTATTACACAGAAAATGCTTATTAACCAGTTGCGGGAATTGGAAGAAGACCTTATTGTACATCGCGAAGTTTATCCCGTTGTTCCGCCTAAAGTTGAATATTCATTGACAGAACAAGGGAAAACCCTGATGCCGATTCTCGATTCGATGTATGAATGGGGTAAAAACTATATGACAACAGTCATGCAGGACGAGGATAAAAGAATAAAGACCATATAA
- the zwf gene encoding glucose-6-phosphate dehydrogenase: MESMTFVLFGATGDLAKRKIFPALYNLFSDDKLPPVYSVVGIGRKEFTDVEFKTFIEQSLQTFSRRKPEDNSKLESFLRTFRYCRLDVTEKEGYQSLLKKIQEREQEFGIPENRMFYLSVAPEFFDVIALNIKESGLGATKGWKRLIIEKPFGHDLKSAQDLNNKLSQAFEENEIYRIDHYLGKPMVQNLEALGFANPVLRTLWNNQHIANVQITASETVGVEERASYYDHAGAIRDMVQNHMLQMLMMTAMHLPKQITAQDIRHEKRKVMESLRPLQKADVGNHVVRGQYGPGKINDYTVIGYREEPGVDVSSMTDTFVAARLWIDDPSWEGVPFYIRTGKRMREKSTRIVIEFKNTVKDLYIAQNESPVPNLLIIQVNPHEGVSLQLNRKNPLKSGHIEPVTVDFTSNTKDVPEAYELLLFDAVRGDSTFFAHWKEVELSWKWVQPVLEAFEENLLPLHQYPAGSDGPEASRQLLEEDGFQWWLDKGPVKVLT; the protein is encoded by the coding sequence ATGGAATCTATGACCTTTGTGTTATTTGGAGCAACCGGTGACCTAGCAAAAAGAAAAATATTCCCAGCACTATACAATCTATTTTCCGATGACAAATTACCTCCTGTATACTCAGTTGTTGGTATAGGGAGAAAAGAATTCACAGATGTTGAATTCAAAACATTTATAGAACAATCTTTACAAACCTTTTCCAGACGCAAACCGGAAGACAATTCGAAGTTGGAATCTTTTCTTCGTACCTTCCGTTATTGTCGCTTAGATGTAACAGAAAAAGAAGGGTACCAATCTTTGTTGAAAAAAATACAAGAGCGAGAACAGGAATTCGGTATCCCTGAAAATCGAATGTTTTATCTCTCTGTTGCACCGGAGTTCTTTGATGTGATTGCTTTGAATATCAAGGAGAGCGGATTAGGTGCAACCAAGGGATGGAAACGTCTGATTATCGAAAAACCGTTTGGCCATGATTTGAAGTCAGCTCAGGATTTAAATAATAAACTAAGCCAAGCATTTGAGGAAAATGAAATTTATCGGATTGACCATTACCTTGGTAAACCAATGGTACAAAACCTGGAAGCATTAGGATTTGCGAATCCTGTTCTCCGGACTTTGTGGAACAACCAACACATTGCGAATGTCCAAATAACCGCTAGTGAAACGGTTGGAGTGGAAGAAAGAGCCAGTTATTATGACCACGCAGGAGCGATTCGAGATATGGTGCAAAATCATATGCTGCAAATGTTGATGATGACTGCCATGCATTTACCAAAACAAATCACTGCCCAGGATATTCGTCATGAAAAGAGAAAAGTGATGGAATCTCTCCGTCCTTTGCAAAAAGCCGATGTAGGTAACCATGTGGTTCGTGGTCAGTATGGCCCAGGGAAAATTAATGACTATACAGTAATCGGATATAGGGAAGAGCCTGGCGTTGATGTTTCTTCAATGACAGATACATTTGTTGCTGCCCGTTTATGGATTGATGATCCTTCTTGGGAAGGCGTTCCCTTTTATATCCGTACAGGGAAAAGGATGAGGGAAAAGTCCACGCGTATTGTCATTGAATTTAAAAATACGGTAAAGGATTTGTATATCGCTCAAAACGAAAGTCCGGTCCCAAATCTTTTGATTATCCAGGTGAATCCGCACGAAGGTGTATCTTTGCAATTAAACCGTAAAAACCCTTTAAAAAGTGGGCATATTGAGCCTGTCACTGTCGATTTTACATCTAATACGAAAGATGTGCCGGAAGCTTATGAACTGTTACTATTTGATGCTGTGCGGGGAGACTCCACTTTCTTCGCCCATTGGAAGGAAGTTGAATTATCCTGGAAGTGGGTACAGCCCGTTTTAGAGGCATTTGAAGAAAACCTCTTACCTCTGCATCAATATCCGGCAGGATCGGATGGTCCGGAAGCGTCACGTCAATTATTGGAAGAGGATGGGTTTCAGTGGTGGTTAGATAAAGGCCCTGTTAAGGTTTTGACATAA
- the gnd gene encoding phosphogluconate dehydrogenase (NAD(+)-dependent, decarboxylating): protein MKVGLIGLGKMGLNLGRNLIDNQHDVVAFDLNTDAVEEMRRYGATGTSSLQELVESLQTPRILWIMVPHSVVDSVIHEITPFLTKGDIVIEAGNSHYKESIRRYNQLQEVGVSFMDVGTSGGVEGARNGACYMIGGDIEAWSIVEPIFRDTSVENGYLYAGKAGSGHFLKMVHNGIEYGMMAAIGEGFEVLEKSEFDYDYEKVARVWNNGSVIRSWLMDLTERAFSKDAKLDEIKGIMHSSGEGKWTVETALDLQTATPVIAMSLLMRYRSLENDTFTGKVVAALRNEFGGHAVEKK, encoded by the coding sequence ATGAAAGTCGGATTAATTGGTTTAGGAAAAATGGGTTTGAACTTGGGACGGAACTTAATCGATAACCAACACGATGTTGTGGCGTTTGATCTGAATACAGATGCAGTTGAAGAGATGAGAAGATACGGGGCTACAGGAACATCAAGCTTGCAAGAACTCGTTGAATCTTTGCAAACGCCAAGAATCCTTTGGATTATGGTTCCGCACTCGGTCGTTGATTCAGTTATCCATGAGATTACTCCTTTTTTGACCAAAGGAGATATTGTGATTGAAGCTGGGAATTCACACTATAAGGAATCCATTCGTCGTTACAACCAACTACAGGAAGTTGGAGTGAGCTTTATGGATGTAGGAACCTCTGGCGGGGTGGAAGGTGCCCGAAACGGCGCTTGTTACATGATTGGGGGAGACATCGAAGCTTGGAGTATTGTGGAGCCAATTTTCCGCGACACATCTGTAGAAAACGGGTATTTATATGCGGGAAAGGCAGGGAGTGGACACTTCTTAAAAATGGTTCATAACGGGATCGAATACGGTATGATGGCCGCCATTGGCGAAGGATTTGAAGTGCTAGAAAAAAGCGAGTTTGATTATGACTATGAAAAAGTAGCAAGAGTGTGGAATAACGGTTCGGTGATTCGGTCATGGCTCATGGACCTGACCGAGCGTGCGTTTTCTAAAGATGCGAAATTGGATGAAATCAAAGGGATAATGCATTCTTCCGGTGAAGGCAAATGGACGGTTGAGACTGCCTTGGATTTGCAAACGGCTACTCCTGTGATTGCCATGTCCTTATTGATGCGTTATCGTTCCTTAGAAAACGACACCTTCACAGGGAAAGTGGTAGCAGCTCTACGCAACGAATTTGGCGGACATGCAGTAGAAAAAAAGTAA
- a CDS encoding glucose-6-phosphate isomerase, with protein sequence MTISFNFANALSFMKKSEVENLSESVKVAHSFLHEKKGPGSDYLGWVDLPLTYDKDEFLRIKQAAERIRKNSDALVVIGIGGSYLGARAAIEALSHTFHNQLANTTQIYFAGQNISSTYISHLLELLEGKDISVNVVSKSGTTTEPAIAFRIFRDLMERKFGKEEARKRIYATTDQAKGALKKLADEEGYETFVIPDDVGGRYSILTAVGLLPIAVSGINIDRMVQGAADACRKYNNPDLLSNDSYQYAAVRNVLYRKGKTIELLVNYEPSLHYVSEWWKQLFGESEGKDQKGLYPASVDFTTDLHSMGQYVQEGRRDLIETVLHVKKPKIEVTIQNDPDNIDGLNFLAGKTMNEVNNKAFQGTILAHVDGGVPNLVVELDEINEYTFGELVYFFEKACGISGHLMGVNPFDQPGVEAYKKNMFALLGKPGFEEEKKKLEKRLSE encoded by the coding sequence GTGACCATTTCTTTTAATTTTGCCAACGCTTTATCATTCATGAAGAAGAGTGAAGTAGAAAATCTGAGTGAATCGGTGAAAGTGGCACATAGCTTTCTTCATGAAAAGAAGGGGCCAGGATCCGATTATCTGGGTTGGGTTGATCTACCGCTCACCTATGATAAAGATGAGTTTTTGCGAATTAAGCAAGCGGCCGAGAGGATTCGAAAGAATTCAGATGCTCTTGTTGTTATCGGTATAGGCGGGTCATATTTAGGAGCAAGGGCGGCTATTGAAGCGTTGTCCCACACCTTTCATAACCAATTGGCCAATACTACACAGATTTATTTTGCAGGACAAAATATCAGCTCTACCTATATCTCCCATCTCCTCGAACTGTTAGAGGGTAAGGACATCTCAGTTAACGTGGTTTCTAAATCGGGGACCACTACGGAACCAGCTATTGCCTTCCGTATATTCCGTGATTTGATGGAAAGGAAATTTGGGAAAGAGGAAGCTAGAAAACGTATCTACGCTACCACGGATCAAGCAAAAGGTGCGCTAAAAAAGCTTGCGGATGAAGAAGGGTATGAAACCTTTGTGATCCCCGATGATGTGGGGGGAAGGTACTCGATTTTGACGGCCGTTGGTCTTCTGCCAATTGCTGTATCTGGAATCAATATTGATCGCATGGTGCAAGGTGCCGCAGACGCTTGCCGCAAATACAACAATCCCGATCTTTTAAGCAATGACAGCTATCAATATGCGGCTGTACGAAATGTACTCTACCGCAAAGGAAAAACGATTGAACTGCTTGTTAATTATGAACCTTCCCTTCATTATGTTTCCGAATGGTGGAAACAATTGTTTGGTGAAAGTGAAGGGAAGGATCAGAAAGGGCTTTATCCGGCATCTGTTGATTTTACAACAGATCTTCATTCCATGGGTCAATACGTGCAGGAAGGTCGCAGAGATCTCATAGAAACTGTTCTACATGTTAAGAAACCCAAAATTGAAGTTACAATTCAAAATGATCCGGATAATATTGATGGGCTGAATTTTTTAGCAGGGAAAACCATGAATGAAGTCAACAATAAAGCGTTCCAAGGTACAATATTGGCTCATGTAGACGGAGGTGTACCTAACCTGGTTGTGGAACTCGATGAAATAAATGAATATACGTTTGGTGAACTGGTTTACTTTTTCGAGAAGGCTTGCGGGATCAGCGGGCATTTGATGGGTGTAAACCCATTTGATCAACCGGGGGTCGAGGCTTATAAGAAGAACATGTTTGCCTTGCTTGGCAAACCGGGATTTGAAGAAGAGAAGAAGAAATTAGAGAAACGTTTATCGGAGTGA
- a CDS encoding cyclase family protein: MKMYDVTGAIFEGMTVYKNKPEKQPKFIRVRNGYVTESRIELDVHTGTHIDAPLHMVTDGVTFETISLDNLVGTCKVLDLTGVEDRITKADLERFEIEKRDFVLFKTKNSFEDTFTYDFIFLAQDGAEYLSQLGVRGIGIDALGIERSQTGHPTHKILFENEVVIIEGLRLKEVEQGEYFMVAAPLKLMGTDASPTRVLLFEGLI, encoded by the coding sequence ATGAAAATGTATGATGTAACAGGGGCCATTTTTGAAGGAATGACCGTATATAAAAACAAGCCGGAAAAGCAGCCGAAATTCATTCGAGTCAGAAACGGATATGTAACTGAATCTCGTATTGAGTTAGATGTACACACGGGAACGCATATTGACGCGCCGCTTCATATGGTGACAGACGGAGTCACATTCGAAACCATTTCGTTGGATAATTTGGTGGGTACTTGCAAAGTGTTAGATTTAACAGGGGTGGAAGACCGCATCACTAAGGCTGATTTGGAGCGTTTTGAGATCGAGAAGCGGGATTTTGTTTTATTTAAAACGAAAAATTCGTTTGAAGATACATTTACTTATGATTTTATTTTTCTTGCGCAGGATGGGGCCGAATATCTTTCTCAGTTGGGAGTTCGAGGAATCGGAATCGATGCGCTGGGTATTGAAAGAAGTCAAACGGGACATCCCACTCATAAAATATTGTTCGAAAATGAAGTGGTGATAATTGAAGGCCTTCGTTTAAAAGAAGTGGAGCAAGGGGAGTATTTTATGGTTGCCGCGCCTCTGAAATTGATGGGGACGGACGCTTCGCCGACAAGAGTATTGTTGTTTGAAGGTCTAATCTAA
- a CDS encoding spore germination protein, translating to MPSFIAGPIKITSVSAGATVLFGDTAFVAPKNASKSYSGGGGGVTGDLSATYSLLSNTNTIDPDLVDTNNNTGT from the coding sequence ATGCCATCATTTATCGCAGGCCCCATTAAAATCACATCTGTTTCAGCAGGTGCCACCGTCTTATTTGGCGATACAGCGTTTGTTGCTCCAAAGAACGCCTCCAAATCGTATTCCGGAGGCGGCGGCGGAGTGACGGGGGACTTGTCAGCCACCTATTCATTGCTCAGCAACACCAATACAATCGATCCGGATTTGGTTGATACGAATAACAATACAGGCACATAA
- the ytxC gene encoding putative sporulation protein YtxC gives MNVIAIGTEKMFDSLARCLDIGLQELHQYSIEASTGRCEKGTQWYYTIESKNAQDHLKVRQTVAKCMADFLTDQWASDWFRKRIQTTYSYYDVDELVYLTKTAVQFLQSYRRPSSRLFRRAELEQELTIYLQEHAVLHIEGLIRFRLNEFITDLQKAMEYAIDRDLMDREYQEFVKLLRHFLQMQKSRSPLVHLVLTEEAIQLVDYDGMPITDEDLQRFSEGQPDDDLQQENMLISTLITLAPSHVKIHMPIEFSHFEIFSDMVKQVFRDRVLYCKGCSICQPVFEVPNLQEQPPLDYLT, from the coding sequence TTGAACGTAATTGCAATCGGCACCGAGAAGATGTTTGACTCGTTGGCCCGCTGTTTGGATATAGGTCTGCAAGAACTGCATCAATACTCGATCGAGGCTTCTACAGGAAGATGTGAAAAGGGAACCCAGTGGTACTATACGATCGAATCAAAAAACGCTCAGGATCACTTGAAAGTCCGGCAGACAGTTGCCAAATGCATGGCCGATTTTTTAACCGACCAATGGGCGTCCGATTGGTTCCGTAAGCGAATTCAGACAACATATAGCTATTATGATGTTGATGAGCTCGTCTATCTGACGAAAACGGCAGTCCAATTTCTGCAATCGTATCGTCGGCCGAGTTCGCGATTGTTTCGCAGGGCGGAATTGGAACAGGAACTGACCATTTATTTGCAGGAACACGCGGTACTGCATATAGAAGGACTGATACGTTTCCGACTGAACGAATTTATCACCGATCTTCAAAAAGCAATGGAATACGCGATTGACAGAGACCTGATGGATCGGGAGTATCAGGAATTTGTCAAACTGCTGCGCCATTTTTTACAAATGCAAAAATCCCGGTCTCCTTTAGTTCATCTGGTTTTGACAGAAGAAGCCATACAGTTGGTTGATTATGACGGAATGCCGATCACGGATGAAGACCTGCAGCGTTTTTCGGAAGGTCAGCCAGACGATGATTTACAGCAGGAAAACATGCTGATTTCGACTCTGATTACGTTGGCGCCGTCCCATGTCAAAATTCATATGCCGATCGAGTTTTCTCACTTCGAAATTTTTTCCGATATGGTCAAACAGGTATTTCGGGACCGTGTATTGTACTGCAAAGGATGTTCCATTTGCCAGCCTGTGTTTGAAGTGCCGAATCTGCAGGAACAGCCGCCACTTGACTATTTAACATAA